A genome region from Panthera uncia isolate 11264 chromosome A3 unlocalized genomic scaffold, Puncia_PCG_1.0 HiC_scaffold_11, whole genome shotgun sequence includes the following:
- the R3HDML gene encoding peptidase inhibitor R3HDML has product MPLLPSTVGLAGLLFWAGQAVNALMPNATLALARTEGTAVWPLSGLGVPRYRRKRHISARDMSALLDYHNHIRASVHPPAANMEYMVWDERLARSAEAWATQCIWAHGPSQLMRHVGQNLSIHSGRYRSVVDLVKSWSEEKRHYSFPAPRDCRPHCPWRCSGPVCSHYTQMVWASSNRLGCALHTCGSINVWGNTWRQAVYLVCNYAIKGNWIGEAPYKMGRPCSACPPSYQGTCSSNMCFSGLKSNKLLWF; this is encoded by the exons ATGCCCCTGCTGCCCAGCACCGTGGGCCTGGCAGGCCTGCTCTTCTGGGCAGGCCAGGCAGTGAACGCCTTGATGCCCAATGCCACCCTGGCACTGGCCCGGACCGAGGGCACAGCCGTGTGGCCCCTGAGTGGCCTGGGGGTGCCCCGCTACCGGCGGAAGCGCCACATCTCTGCCCGGGACATGAGTGCCTTACTGGATTATCACAACCACATCCGGGCCAGTGTGCACCCACCTGCGGCCAACATGGAATATATG GTCTGGGACGAGCGGCTGGCCAGGTCTGCCGAGGCCTGGGCCACCCAGTGCATCTGGGCCCACGGGCCCTCACAGCTGATGAGACACGTGGGCCAGAACCTGTCCATCCATTCTGGCCG GTACCGCTCGGTGGTGGACCTCGTCAAGTCTTGGTCTGAGGAGAAGCGGCATTACTCGTTTCCTGCCCCCAGGGACTGTCGCCCACATTGCCCCTGGCGCTGCAGCGGCCCTGTCTGCTCCCACtatacccag ATGGTGTGGGCATCCTCCAATCGGCTGGGCTGTGCCCTCCACACCTGTGGCAGCATCAACGTCTGGGGCAACACCTGGCGTCAGGCAGTGTACCTGGTCTGCAACTACGCCATTAA GGGCAACTGGATCGGCGAGGCACCATACAAGATGGGGCGGCCGTGTTCTGCCTGTCCCCCAAGTTACCAAGGCACCTGCAGCAGCAACATGTGTTTCTCTGGACTCAAATCCAATAAGCTTCTGTGGTTCTAA